The Caenorhabditis elegans chromosome I genome includes the window CAACAAGTTATTAGTTGGCAATATGTTTCTATCTTGCATGTTCGAGAAGATGGGCGCAGTTGAGAAAGAGCAAAACAGCACTGACTTCGACAAGCCATATTTTGGCACATTACACAtataggaaacatttttttatttttaaaacattctcCATAACTAGTTAAACAAATTTGTTGTTGATCGTTTTATGATATCTTTTATGCCCAAGGAAACTCACGGCTTCAAAAACttatactatttttcgaatgCTTCAAGAAATAGTCATTTTCTCAGCTAAAAACGTTCTACCCAATGtttaaattgacaaaaaataaagtagaTATAATTTACTACGATATCTGATAATTTAGaagcaagttttcaaaaaaatttttttttggatgtttgAAATTCATAAGGGTCTCCCCTTATGATCCGCATTGAAAATCagaagggtccccccttatgaaaattttcaaaaatttttacgaaattgttttttgaaaacttttcaaaatacgatcagatctttcagaaaaatgcgatgtcggttgttttttttcagtttgaacgTTCAGAACACGATTTCAGACGAACACCTGAGGCTTAGTAGAACCtctaagttcaaaaaaggcaTTCACTTCGAATGCttatatctccgtggaaaaaattattatgacaaagtgattaactacaaagttgtttatctcgagttaaagtacaactttgtagttaattgttttttatcaaaaaatttggtggtTGAGATATacagagagaaagagaaagaaaatacaagcatgAAGTTGCGGCACTTCTCACAACTTTATCTcaaccaccaatttttttgataaaaaatgatcaactacaaagttgtatttttaattaagataaataactttgtagttgatcactttgccataaaaaatttttccagtaaGATATAAGCATACAAAGTGAATgcgatttttaaacataagaGTTCTACTATACCTCCGGTTTTTGTCTAAGCTTGTGTGCTGAATAtccaaactcaaaaaaacaacaaacattGCAATTTTGTATAACatctaattaaaatttgagaagttttcagaaaaaaatttcgaaaaaatttttgaaaattttcataaggaGGGAccctttcgattttttttttcgaaaaaagctttaaaattttttttcaaaaagtatcaaatatTTATGAGATATTGTAGAAATATCTTTACTTTGTTGTTTCTAAgcattttcttgcaaaattcgATGCTTTCGATGAGTCAAAACGGAATTCTTTGGGACACTGAACAATAAAACCTCCTGTCTTAAAACGGTTGTATCATTTTCTAGAAacgagatatcaaaaagtaatTAACTACAGCCTTTTAAAGCTTAAAgcaataaacattttgatagttgtaatcattttttcatctCTATCGAGAACCGAGATATAGCTGAGCACAGATCTAGAATATTTTGGTCATCTTTTGGGGCTCACATCTCCACAGTCACTAAAGATAACAAAAAGAtaccaactaacaaaatgttcttTGCATTATTGTCAACAACTCTTTAGTTGACCACATTTCATTAATTCAAACGCCAACCAAGTTATAAGTCTCTGAAAGTAAGACTGTTAAATGCTCAATCAACTCTAATTTAGATGTTTGTTCGACTGAAAATGTAATATGAATGTTCAGACTTGTGGAAACTAAcaaatttgtcttttttctataaatataaacactttttgaaaaactttctataaaaaaattttaggtgaacaattttttcaaccataaggggggacccttatgattcgaatttcaaaattggaaattctacCGAAAAAacgtctttttttgaaaaatttttcaaaaacttctttGATATCGTGGGAATAACTAAAATGTATTGTTTCTGTATATTTTTATGAGCAAGTTGCACTTATTTTAGAGTATAGAACTAGCTTTTAGCATCGACTCTGCGATTTACAAGCGAAAGAGGCAACGATACTCCGATATTACGGGGTGCGCGttgtttacatttttattttttttaacgatttttccgttttctcatcttttttcaatgttttaaaacaatttcgcTTGTATTTTATGCGATTTTCATGACAAAAAATGtcgacaatttttggttttctcatattttcgatgaaattcgTACTATTCGGCAATTATTTCGCAATTATCGTAGTTTTTGTTATGAGAATTGGATGTTCgttctttttctcaatttttcaactgtttttcGCAAGTTAACACAAGAAATTATACTTTGTTGTCATTTAAATTCttataaatgttaaaataattcaaaaatttaagattgcCGAACAGTCACCGACCGCCGTGTCGAGCAGCGCTGAGACGATGAATGAACACAGCGATATTGGAAATTCGCTTCAGTTTTCAaggatttctttaaaaaacggTAATATTTTAGCTTTAAATGTGAATTGTGACCGTACAAATATtagcttttcagaaaattgagcgATTAGCGCCAAGAAGCGTCGGATGCCAGCTCCGAATCGACAAAAATCCACGGAATTTCAACAAAGTTCAATCGACTCTTATTTAAAGTGAGTTTCTTATTCCATAAtcttattcaataaaaaatgcttttcCGATAAGTCCATTGGGAAAGATCAAGCAAAGAtaagttaaattttcacaaaaaaagcaaaatttgagGGTTATTGACGAATTCGTTTTAGAAATACatgtttctttgaaaaagAATGTGAAAAACCGATCATTTTCATAATGCTTCTCTTATGTGATTCAGATAATTTCAGCATCAATCAGAAGACTACGCCCTGGACTCCAAATCGATGAGTCGATGTACATTTGGGACGGAGCAGACCAAATGGACGACCACTACAATTCGAGAAGTTTTCGAATCGATAAGAAAGACGAGGATACTCCGAAAATGATCCAAggtacataattttttttaaagtatccattttttaaaaagttcaaacaaaaataccTCCATTTTCGTGGAGTTTAAGGGTGGAGTAGAGTCGATGTGGGATTTTGGTTTCAAAGATAGAAAATAGACGATAAAGATTGAATATAACTttgaataattggaaaaaacttgaataatgttttcaattttacaaaaataaaagaaacggatgaattaaatttaaattctcgCGCAAATAAATAACTTTATTTGAGATCTTTGcgttttctggctaaatttatatgttttcttgattttttgcttaataATTGGGTTTAGATACCGTTTGTcagtttttaaacatattttttcgtaaagaaaacttgataacGGAAGGAAGAAATCGgatataaaagaaaaaaatcaacaaaaactgatgaattaagccagaaaacgcaaaaatttcgaaactaaaCCACTCAATtgggcgggaattcaaatttaattcagaagtttcttttatttttgcaaaattggaaaaaaattttaaaaaaacgttatccaattttcacagtttttcgaTTATTACATTCCATTTTCTATCATTCATGGCAAAATCTCTtaactccacctttaacttttcagttcatattgtatttttcgcaaacaaaacacaattttatacaaaaatgtatttaatttcagattagcCAATCGGAAACGCCACGGAAATCCATCTACAGAACAAACAAGTGCAGCAGAGACAGCGGATCGAgggaaaatcccgaaaaaatctaatttttttgcattttttgaaattttgcttaaataaattttattgagaactgaagttaaatttgaaaatttttcagctgaaataagtgaaaaaaggAAGCATAAATTGTTTTCGCAATGCGCGCATAATGCTCACGTCTGTTCGCAAAAACGCGCATAGTGCCCCCACTATGCCAGTGTTTTCGTGTACTTTCTCAAAGCGTGCGTGAACCGCGTCTGAAGCATTATGCGTCCGTGGCGAATCACCTGTGTGGCAACAAAAGTTCTTCGAGTTATCACAAAACAGTTCTAGAATAGTCGATGaatgcatttttaatatttagagacaaattcgcaatattttgagacaaaatcGCAATATTCTGAGACGAAATCTCAATCTTTGCAGATGAAATCTCAATCTTCGGAGACGAGTTCGCAGTCTTTTGAGACAAATTAGTAATCTTTTGAGATAAAACCGAAGTCTACCTagaaattttcacactttcgcaatattttgagatcaaattgtaatattttgagacaaaatcgaaatctattcgaaatttttagtaatCTTATATGGACGCACTATTTCTCGTAtttactacaaaaatattgctatttaatattttcatattagatttgagttgcctgagaattggagttttaaaaaatcgaaaacgaGGTGCAAACGCGTTTCAACACCAAATGAAAACGATCCGCCCCCAAACGTTGGGTCTCATTGGGTATTGGCGGCAAAACCAgaaattcaaacgttttcgAACATTATTCAActgttttgttctttttcgtgatttttatgtggtataaaaatataaaaatataaaaaaaaacgtatctgaaattgaaaaatgaatacgCTCGTTTGATTCGGTTTTATATGTTCtttttgacattaaaaaataattttttaaaaacagaaaaaattacaaaaaaggtCTAAAAACTCTTGAAACCGGCGAAATCAgcgaaaataatttgaatttctggttTCCGGCCGCCaattcctaacgagacccgTCGTTTAGGGCGGAGCTTTTCACTTGACTATGAGGCGCGCTATTTTCTGCTGCCCAATAATATCTTTGAAAGTATGTTTCAAATTGGcaacaaaacaattattaaaacCCGTTTattgagctgaaaataaattgtctaatttcttaaaatatatttttatccaTTCATGTTTCATCGGGCTCATTGGCTTTGAATTTCAAAGCTTCATCGTCAGAATGAGATCTGAAACACATCGATTTACTTGATTATTACTTATAAGTTCCCCCAAACCTCATATGCGTACGAATCCCTCGCATACTGAATGCTCGGTAGCCGCACACCAAACATGTGAATGTCTTCGTTGTCTGATGCGATGATCGAATGTGCATAGATAGCTGCGAGGACGATGTCGGCACAAAATCGCATTTTGTACACTTCTCCGGTACCTACAaatctccttttttttctttcttttttcgttcTCAACTCAAGCTTGTGCACAAGCTCTCTTTCACTGGCTCGCCATAATTCAAGATTGCAATCAGAAAGAGGCTCGGAGAGATCACGAAAACTGATAAACTGGGAAATGAAGAAACTGAGAAATAAAAGTGTATCTCACCTTTCTCAAAGAATCATTTCTGTGTGGTCCACCACCTGGAGATGATACACGAGTTGTGTGGCTACAGTACAGTTGCTTATGCGCGTCATACGTGGTCTGAGACGAAAACGAGACTCCACAAGTGCACGAGAATGGTCTTTCCGGGTAGATTGGCTCACTGCTCGAGCTTTTTGAAGTTGGAGAACAACTGGCTGAGAGTGATGGAACACTTGGTGCATGGGGTGATGAGGATAAATCCAGAGGAGTTGAAGTTCTTACATTcctgaatagaaaaataaaataaaaaagattttcatttattaCGAGAAcacgaaattctgaaaatgcgtattacgcaacatatttgacgcgcaaaatatcaaaactacagtagttctttaaatgactattgtagcgcttgtgtcgatttacgggatcgtttttcgaaatgaattatttatcaatagaatattaaaaattagaaacgaATGGAATATCACTGccgcttttcaaaaatatatgcgAACAAGCCCATAAATAggcacaagcgctacagtagtcaattaaagtagttttcgcttcgagatattttcGCGTCAAATTTGTCGCACATTTGTCGCATTCTgagttttgtattcccgttaTATAAAGGTTAAAAATGTTCCTTTTGAAATCAAGGTCCGCCCCTAAACGTTGGGTCTCGATAGGTATCGGCGCCAAAACTatcaatttaaattattatgttTTGTCGCCTGtcgttttaattatttttaatttcaaaaatgatgatATAAAAATGCATTCTTCAAACATCATTTTGACATGAATACATATCAtgaaaaacagcaaaaaagtcgaaaaatggttgaaaacgTTTGGATTTTGCCGTCAATTCCTACCAGGACCACatggagtcagaaagtcccatttcgctttgatcttcaaaaaatggcgggaggagagacgcagacatctcatctgattttgcatgattaagagcatgctgacgtcacattttttccggaaaaaaattcccgcattttttgtagatcaaagtgCAATGAGACtgtttgacaccacgtgcaggACCCCACATTTCGGGGCGGAGCGTTTTTAATTATctgtggagcgcgcttgcataaTAAGACTGtgttgcaaaagaaaaaaccaacttcTCATCCAAATTGATAATAGGAATCTGCACGGAGAGTTTCGAAGTTGAAAAGTTTggcatttccaattttctcttgTTATGAATGAGCAAAGGATTTGAGTTGATTAATGCCGAATTTCGTCCAATAGTAACAGGACCCACTACCTAAAAGTTCAATTGAAATTAACAACTAGCTTTCAAACTGAGTTACCTGAAAGGGATTCTGCTGAAAGAGGTCATGAAACGCCATTGGCAACAAAATaacattttgttgttttcgaGAATCCGCATTTTCAACTACATTTCCGAGTTTCTTCTTACTACAGTACAAATCTTCATGAACTTTCAAATTGTGAAGGGAGTTGAATTTTGCCACGTGACAGTGTGGACATTcgtgttctgaaatttcgaaatgcagttcttttcgaaaagcaaaaaagctcacttttctccaacttttctTGCTCCAGACGATAGTTCATATCAGCGACAAGAATGGCTCGAAGTGGCTCCACGGTCGtcagattttttgtgaaaagaaTTGTGAACACGGGACCTGAAACATTGGCCTAGGtgaagttgaaatttcaaaaaagtcgtTTGGTGGACTAATTAGTGAAAGCTAGGCAGGACATGAATTGTCTTTGAGTGCAAAAATATCCGTTtgggtggcctagttttcaatttctaggccatgtcGTGTGGCTCGCATACCTGTCTGCATAATGACACAATTAGCTAGAAGTGGACCTTGGGCTGCTTGAATTCTCCGCGTCACTGGATTCGATTCCATCTCGAAACCCATCGATTCACCGGTGAAGTTGGAGAGCTGGAAATTAAGGAGGTTCTACGGTGCATTTGTGCGGGGAATATGGTGTATTGTGTCTGTCGAATCAGAAGAATTCAATGCGCCAAAAGTTACGCGCAAATTTGAGAACCCACCGGTAGTCAGAATCCAGTTTTGATCTACAGATATTGCGCCAACTTCTATAACTTACAGTATATGCTTTAACTTACAGTAATCCTCAACAGTTGTCCATTGCCGCTCACAGAATACGGTCCAACACAATCGCCACATCTAAACTCGATTGGTGCGGTCATAACTTGTTTTCGTATTGACTGCAAACTTTTGATGATAATTCAGTCCTcaatattcaacaaaaaaagttttacgcgatgtgtaaatttaattttctaattttttttgcgttatttttgtaattttgaatttatatttatcaTCATTTCCCTATTcattaatcaatatttttgtttgtcaAATGTAGCgttttgggtctcgcaacgCTTAATTCTTTTGAGTTTACTGTACTGTAATTTCACCTTTCATAAGAAAACCgataataaaaataagaacaaatcaaatttcaacaagTTGTCAGAAAAAGGTGCAAGATAACATTACTTATTAGAAgagcacacctttttgcatttcacaaaaatttgtagtgtcgagaccgggtttgaagcaaaaatcaaaaaatctactgTAACTCACGCTAGCTATTGTATTATGCAGAATCGATTGGTTTACATCCATTGTATATAAATGAAGTGGCCGAATGAGAAAACGAAAGAAGAGGCTTCCGACGAAGAAAGATGGGCTCGAGTGAGCGATAAGATCTCAGGGACAACGCGGGGCGCAGAGCAAGTTGTGCGTGCTCCGGCACTCCGAGTCACACAGATTTTGATGATAaggtgaagaagaagaagacaaaaGGAAGATTGGGAAGAGCAGATGAAGTGACTGAACAACTGAAATAGATTGAATCTCCGGTTGGAATGAATATTAGATTAGTAGAGATTTGAGAGGAAAAGTTGAGTAGTGAACATTGCGCGTGAAATGTGATGCATTGAGTTGGCAGGTGCTTTAAgagcaaaatatgaaattttaatagaGAAAATCTAATGTTTTAAACTTCTGAATATtgctttgtttttgaaattaattatttatgaGAATCTCCAAAGTACTGTCAGATTGAAGCCTTTTACCTTAGTGCATAATTTGAGCTAcggtaattatttttttgcgtATTAAATGTGCTTACACTTCAACAGTTTAAAGGTACATAGATGTTTCTAGAATATTTTCATAGATGGctgattcaaaattaaaagctCTATATAGTAAAGTAATATTATAACATTGACTTTTGCCTACCGAATATCTCAATTATCGCCGTCTTCCTTACTGATCATTATCTACCCCAATTTTTATCTTTAATCAGTTACCACAATCTCTTATCATCTGTGATTCAGTTTAACTATACATGTAGGGATGTTCCCAGTTGTCGACTGTAGACATTTCACTAGGTTGAGGCGTGACGGGGGcgcctctctctctctctctctctctctctctctctctctctctcttcgcCCTTCTCGCGCCCTATCCGTGCAATTCACTTATATACACGCTATAGCTATACAGCGaactttattttcttcttctacgGTTTCAAAGGCGCACGTATTTATGCGAAATGGTCTCACCACGCGTTACtcattaatgtttttttttttcaatcaatggGTTGCGCGTAGCGAGGCCATTCCGCTTAAATAcgcgtttatttttttatcaatatAATATCAattggaattattttaaatgaaagagaaaaaacccCAAAGCAGAGTTCAAAAGATGTTCGTGCACGATCGTGTAGCAGCAAATCGGCggccgagttttttctttcatttccgCGGCCGCACAATAATCATGACGGTTTTACTGCATGaccaagagagagagagagagagagagagagagagaaaatctCGGCCATCAAGGTTTTCATGCAAAATTCAAGTTATCGACAGTTTCCGAAACGCAAAAACATgtgccaattttttctcagaaaaaaactcacgaaaaATCAGGATAGTGCAtactataaaaaataaaatactgaAAGTATGTATTCTCACAGTTCTCTCTAAAAGCCGCCACGTGGcaatgtcaaaaattcaaaagtgccaccggtttttttcgaattaaaactcaaaaaagtgataaaaatgtattattacTGATGAAAATGTGAGGAAGAGGAAAAAGAAAGTGAGCCTGTGTGATATTATCATATCAGTTGAATTGAATCAGTGGAGTATGTGCTGATAGGgtttcttatcagtttcaactaaaaaaactaaacgACACCGATTGATTGCAAAACATCAGCTGATTGCAGATGTATGACGTGGCAGGAGGCactgaaaagcaaaaaaaggtTCAGGAAATGtaggaaaaaggaaaagcggtgataaaactataaaatatgAGGTAACCGGAAACGGGACAGAAGGATTGTTCAGAGAGGGTTCTACAATGCATCTTTTCACCGAATTCCTactattttttgggtttttcttaaaaatcgtAAGTTAGGAAAGATTctgtgttaatttttttcttgttaatctTAAGGTAGATCCAGAAAAACtggacaacatttttttggtgttcATTACAGTACCCAAGAGCATTTTTTATTCCTCATAATCAGAAAGacactttgaatttttttaaaaatgaactccaaaaaatatagaaaccTTCCAGGAATCAGCACTAGAAAGCAGTTTTCCACTAAAAGTCCTTCCGTTGAAATTCGgggaaaatccaaaaaatcatgaaagaGTGTACTACTCCGAGGAGAGTGTGATCAATATTTTTAGTAAGTTTGAGGTCCTACCAcgaagttttttaaatgtttaatttacGTAATTCAACCATTTGAGatcattttgtaaaattgacaTCCCAATAAAAGAATGTtccaataaattaaaaaaaaaacaaattacagtTATATTTGGTCACTAtacaaaattcgaattgaGTAACCGAATATAGccgtaattttttgaaaaagggcaaggtaaaatttttaatattttcactAGTTCGATTTTACAGaagtttcagtcaaaattatggcaaattgccaaatttagaaaaattgaaattttatagaaacatTCTTGCAGGTTTGAATCTATAGAGGTTCATAATATTCTAGCTTTCGTttgttttaattcaatttttttgaaaattcattttcccaccattgaagttttttaaaagcatttcTCTACTAATTTTAATTCAGAATATTCTGGTTACACTCCACTAAACTTCTCAACATCCTCCCCATATGGCCTTGCAACTCCTGATACAGATTGTGAAGTAATCGACACGCTGTGCCCACAACTCACTCAAATATTCCATGTCAGTGTAAACGGTCTACCAAAATTAGTAACCTATGAGGAATTAAAAGACAATGACACTATGGAAATCGTAGAAGAAGCTGGTTATGTTGGGGCATGGCCTGGTTACTGTGGTACATCGGATGGAGCTCTCGTCGAAATGTTCTCCCCGATTCTTAAAACATTCCGATATGCTACGTCAAATGAGGATATTCTCTAGGCGAGATGGAATGCAGATCGACAATTTTGGAGGCCTACTAAAGTATTTGGGTACATGTTTAATGCGAGTAACCCTGACAGAACTgtgtaagttttaaatttgaaaatttcaaaaattaagttaaaatttcagaaactacCCGTTTAATTCCATGCGGCCATTGGAGAACGTGGTGTTTGTTagttattttctattttttctatttttgcccGGAAAAgtaatattcaaattattattttgttttagaaCAAAATTCTCCTTCGACTCCGTCCAATATTGCGTGTAAGAAACCCTGAAGGACTGGTCGCATTCACCACTTCGTTCCGCAACAATGAATACCTGAAGAACTACAAATTCGACAAAGTCTACAATGTTTCGTTGATCGATTCCACCACAAATGTTACTGTTATATCGGATGCATGCGGGAAAATGACATTGCTTTACGAGTTTTTCAACCCGATGACAATGACATATCGATTGAAAACTTCCGCGAGAAGTAGTGACCCGAATGATGATTATGAAGAGGTAAGGAGAACTGTCACCGTGCCagtgaattcagaaaattatttccacCTTTTTGTAGATCCCATTTTCATAGATTCCCCATTTTGTAGAACGTCTTTTCGTAGATCTACTTTTCGTGGAACCTCTTTTCATTTAACCTCTTTCGTAGAACCTTTTTCGTAAGTCCCACTTCATAGATCATCTTTTTGTAGatacttttttgtagatcacttTTTGTAGATCGTTTGCAAAAAACCTACTTTCAGATGGTAAAACGAGCTGGCTACGTGTTCCGCGAGGAGTCATCTGCTCTTCGATGCCTCGGCGAGATCCAACCAATCGTCGAGTTCCAGAATCCAGCAAAACCATCTGATATTCATTATGCTTCATCGCCGGAGGAGATTCAAGAGTACACTTCCGTCAAAAAATGGACTAATTTGGGTCGAATGGGCTTCACTAGTTGGGGAAATTTTGCGTTTGCAAAGCGTTGAATAATTCCATTTGAatataaacaaatttcatttcatttccgacggaaaaaatatttttcaaaaatgaaaataaaaagtacaaCCAAAAAAGAATAGTAATCAAGATTAATGAGATGATGGGaacaaaaaagcaaattttggaAGGAGGCGAGGAGGTGTGTGTTTGTGGAATTTTAAGAATCaaaagagagtgagagagagagagaggggatAACCGTATATAATGATCTACTTGAGGGTGAGAATCTTGA containing:
- the F21A9.2 gene encoding C2H2-type domain-containing protein (Confirmed by transcript evidence) yields the protein MDVNQSILHNTIASSIRKQVMTAPIEFRCGDCVGPYSVSGNGQLLRITLSNFTGESMGFEMESNPVTRRIQAAQGPLLANCVIMQTGPVFTILFTKNLTTVEPLRAILVADMNYRLEQEKLEKKHECPHCHVAKFNSLHNLKVHEDLYCSKKKLGNVVENADSRKQQNVILLPMAFHDLFQQNPFQVVGPVTIGRNSALINSNPLLIHNKRKLEMPNFSTSKLSVQIPIINLDEKNVRTSTPLDLSSSPHAPSVPSLSASCSPTSKSSSSEPIYPERPFSCTCGVSFSSQTTYDAHKQLYCSHTTRVSSPGGGPHRNDSLRKVPEKCTKCDFVPTSSSQLSMHIRSSHQTTKTFTCLVCGYRAFSMRGIRTHMRSHSDDEALKFKANEPDET
- the F21A9.1 gene encoding PRELI/MSF1 domain-containing protein (Confirmed by transcript evidence) encodes the protein MHLFTEFLLFFGFFLKIESALESSFPLKVLPLKFGENPKNHERVYYSEESVINIFKYSGYTPLNFSTSSPYGLATPDTDCEVIDTLCPQLTQIFHVSVNGLPKLVTYEELKDNDTMEIVEEAGYVGAWPGYCGTSDGALVEINYPFNSMRPLENVVFNKILLRLRPILRVRNPEGLVAFTTSFRNNEYLKNYKFDKVYNVSLIDSTTNVTVISDACGKMTLLYEFFNPMTMTYRLKTSARSSDPNDDYEEMVKRAGYVFREESSALRCLGEIQPIVEFQNPAKPSDIHYASSPEEIQEYTSVKKWTNLGRMGFTSWGNFAFAKR
- the F21A9.1 gene encoding PRELI/MSF1 domain-containing protein (Confirmed by transcript evidence) — its product is MFNASNPDRTVNYPFNSMRPLENVVFNKILLRLRPILRVRNPEGLVAFTTSFRNNEYLKNYKFDKVYNVSLIDSTTNVTVISDACGKMTLLYEFFNPMTMTYRLKTSARSSDPNDDYEEMVKRAGYVFREESSALRCLGEIQPIVEFQNPAKPSDIHYASSPEEIQEYTSVKKWTNLGRMGFTSWGNFAFAKR